A genomic segment from Lignipirellula cremea encodes:
- a CDS encoding L-lactate permease encodes MSPSVLALLAAAPILLAGVLLVGVRVPAKWAMPAVYLFTVLLALLVWRSPPAVVGAASLKGLVTAGELLLIVFSAILLLNTLQQSGAAHAIRRGFRHVSDDRRVQVVIVAWLFGSFIEGAAGFGTPAAICAPLLVALRFPPAAAVMLGLMIQSTAVTFGAVGTPIEIGVAKGLAGADIAAQLHAAGFSMEEYLRMVTVRAASFHALTGWLMPTLMVMMMTRFYGANKSWTEGLAAVPFTVFGGLAFVVPYWLTAWTLGPEFPSLIGAIVGLAIVVPAAKVGFLVPKKTWDFPPDNAEAIAAEASEKEEAGEAKTSMSILWAWIPYLMVAALLLLTRLNQLWPGGEAWSLKALLKSPAVSFEWNHVFGAQLVNIQSSPLFLPASVLLFVSAATYFLHRMQWTQMRRAIVDSSRVMLGAGVVLIFTVPMVQTYIASGENEGGSLATAPADSALELAEKPVDAATGQTTASALPSMPLAMADWVALHVGRWWPGFAGVIGTLGAFIAGSNTVSNMMFARFQYGVALRVGLSSPLIVALQAVGAAAGNMIAIHNVVAASATVGLLGEEGLTLRKTILPTLYYVIVLGILGLLATQFLEIPVYHEPL; translated from the coding sequence ATGTCGCCTTCTGTATTGGCTTTGCTGGCGGCGGCTCCGATTCTGCTGGCCGGCGTGTTGCTGGTGGGCGTGCGCGTGCCGGCCAAATGGGCGATGCCGGCTGTGTACCTGTTTACTGTGCTGCTGGCCCTGCTGGTGTGGCGATCACCGCCGGCGGTGGTGGGCGCCGCGTCGCTCAAGGGACTTGTTACGGCGGGTGAGCTGCTGCTGATTGTGTTCTCCGCCATCCTGCTACTTAATACGCTGCAGCAGTCGGGGGCGGCGCACGCGATCCGTCGCGGCTTCCGCCATGTGAGCGACGATCGCCGGGTGCAGGTCGTGATTGTCGCCTGGCTGTTCGGCTCGTTCATCGAAGGCGCCGCGGGCTTCGGCACGCCGGCGGCCATTTGCGCTCCGCTGCTGGTGGCGCTGCGGTTTCCACCGGCGGCGGCCGTGATGCTGGGCCTGATGATCCAGAGCACGGCCGTCACTTTTGGAGCGGTCGGCACACCGATCGAAATTGGCGTCGCGAAGGGGCTGGCCGGCGCTGATATTGCCGCCCAGTTGCATGCGGCCGGCTTCAGTATGGAAGAGTACCTGCGGATGGTGACGGTGCGGGCCGCCTCGTTCCATGCCCTGACGGGCTGGCTGATGCCGACGCTGATGGTCATGATGATGACCCGTTTCTACGGGGCGAATAAAAGCTGGACCGAGGGGCTGGCCGCCGTGCCGTTTACTGTATTCGGCGGGCTGGCGTTCGTCGTGCCGTACTGGCTGACGGCCTGGACGCTGGGTCCCGAGTTCCCCTCGCTGATTGGAGCGATTGTCGGTCTGGCGATCGTCGTCCCGGCCGCCAAAGTCGGTTTCCTGGTTCCGAAGAAAACGTGGGACTTCCCGCCGGACAATGCGGAAGCGATTGCGGCGGAAGCGTCGGAGAAGGAAGAGGCGGGCGAAGCAAAGACGAGCATGTCGATCCTGTGGGCGTGGATCCCGTACCTGATGGTGGCGGCGTTGCTGCTGCTGACTCGGCTGAATCAGCTTTGGCCCGGCGGCGAAGCGTGGTCGTTGAAAGCCCTGCTCAAAAGCCCGGCCGTTTCGTTCGAGTGGAACCATGTGTTTGGCGCCCAGCTGGTGAACATCCAGTCGAGCCCGTTGTTCCTGCCGGCGAGTGTTTTGCTGTTTGTGTCGGCGGCCACGTATTTTCTGCACCGGATGCAGTGGACACAGATGCGCCGAGCGATCGTCGATTCCAGCCGCGTGATGCTGGGCGCCGGCGTGGTGTTGATCTTTACCGTGCCGATGGTGCAGACCTATATCGCTTCCGGCGAGAACGAGGGCGGATCACTGGCGACTGCGCCGGCCGACTCGGCGCTGGAACTGGCCGAGAAGCCCGTCGACGCCGCCACCGGACAGACGACGGCTTCTGCGCTGCCCAGTATGCCGCTGGCGATGGCCGACTGGGTCGCCCTGCATGTAGGACGCTGGTGGCCGGGTTTCGCCGGCGTGATCGGCACGCTGGGGGCGTTCATCGCCGGCAGCAACACGGTCAGCAACATGATGTTCGCCCGGTTCCAGTACGGCGTGGCCTTGCGGGTCGGGCTGTCGAGCCCGTTGATCGTCGCGCTGCAGGCGGTCGGAGCGGCGGCCGGGAACATGATCGCGATCCACAACGTGGTCGCGGCCTCCGCAACCGTCGGCCTGCTCGGAGAGGAAGGGCTCACTTTGCGCAAGACGATCCTGCCCACGCTGTACTACGTGATCGTCCTCGGCATTCTCGGCCTGCTCGCCACGCAGTTTCTGGAAATCCCCGTGTATCATGAGCCGTTGTAG
- a CDS encoding phosphatase PAP2 family protein, with amino-acid sequence MIQRNPGEHAAASPAVRSGLRAAWSRLSWSQTALLLAGCCSVLTLAALTIDLPIAAYCRGEKQLPGDIVRILDLFEAFAHGAGVITIAITMVVLDPAAKPYLARILTYAFGPGLLANLVKMLVERSRPHSGVLPSSVWETFGPLAPWLGEGWSGHHELQSFPSGHTSVAVGLAIALAWRYPRGSWLFAIFAAMAGLQRVACGAHYLSDTLGAAALAGLFAACCFDDRLLGGCFNRLEARVSTGPSSGEPIPGEPTPAGPSLPQ; translated from the coding sequence GTGATCCAACGCAACCCTGGTGAACACGCCGCTGCCTCGCCCGCCGTCCGTTCCGGCTTGCGCGCCGCCTGGAGCCGACTCAGCTGGTCGCAAACGGCCCTGCTCCTGGCCGGCTGCTGCAGCGTGCTCACGCTGGCTGCGCTGACGATCGATCTGCCGATCGCCGCGTACTGTCGGGGAGAAAAGCAGCTGCCGGGCGATATCGTGCGGATTCTCGATCTGTTTGAAGCGTTTGCGCATGGGGCAGGCGTCATTACGATCGCCATTACCATGGTGGTGCTGGATCCCGCCGCGAAACCTTACCTGGCCCGCATTCTCACTTACGCTTTTGGCCCCGGGCTGCTGGCAAACCTGGTGAAAATGCTGGTGGAACGCTCCCGGCCGCACTCAGGCGTACTGCCTTCCAGCGTGTGGGAAACTTTCGGTCCGCTGGCGCCCTGGCTGGGCGAAGGCTGGAGCGGCCACCACGAACTGCAGTCGTTTCCTTCCGGCCATACCAGCGTGGCGGTCGGCCTGGCGATTGCCCTGGCCTGGCGGTATCCGCGCGGCAGCTGGCTGTTCGCGATCTTCGCCGCAATGGCAGGCCTGCAGCGGGTTGCTTGCGGCGCGCACTATCTGAGCGACACCCTGGGCGCCGCGGCGCTGGCCGGGTTGTTCGCCGCCTGCTGTTTTGACGATCGTCTGCTGGGCGGCTGCTTCAACCGCCTGGAAGCTCGCGTCTCCACGGGGCCGTCATCTGGCGAACCCATTCCTGGCGAACCGACACCTGCCGGGCCCTCGCTGCCGCAGTAA
- a CDS encoding (2Fe-2S)-binding protein: MSNWFQEHFSRRKFLGGTGAVAATALLSESARQAEAAEKEPQVRSGEQTIKLKVNGKVHEVKVEPRTTLLDVLRYQLDLTGAKPVSIDGSSGASTVIVDGKPVTASTTLALAVEGKAIQTVESLAGKKLDPVPQCFVEHDAEQCGFCTPGFVVAVRAYLDKNPNATEEMIRNNLNGNICRCGTYVNVLQAAVAVVKGGGNG; this comes from the coding sequence ATGTCGAACTGGTTTCAGGAACATTTCAGCCGTCGGAAATTTCTCGGCGGAACAGGAGCCGTGGCCGCCACGGCCCTGCTGAGCGAATCCGCTCGGCAAGCAGAAGCGGCCGAGAAAGAGCCGCAGGTGCGATCGGGCGAGCAAACGATCAAACTCAAGGTCAACGGCAAAGTCCACGAAGTCAAAGTCGAACCGCGGACGACACTGCTCGACGTGCTGCGATACCAGCTGGATCTGACTGGCGCCAAGCCGGTCAGCATCGACGGCAGCAGCGGAGCCAGCACCGTGATTGTCGACGGCAAGCCCGTTACGGCTTCGACCACGCTCGCCCTGGCCGTCGAAGGCAAGGCGATTCAAACCGTCGAAAGCCTGGCCGGCAAAAAGCTGGACCCCGTCCCGCAGTGCTTTGTCGAACACGACGCCGAGCAGTGCGGCTTTTGTACGCCTGGCTTTGTGGTCGCGGTGCGAGCCTATCTCGACAAAAACCCCAACGCCACCGAAGAAATGATCCGCAACAACTTGAATGGCAACATCTGCCGCTGCGGCACCTATGTCAACGTATTGCAAGCGGCGGTAGCCGTGGTGAAGGGAGGCGGCAATGGCTGA
- a CDS encoding anthrax toxin lethal factor-related metalloendopeptidase, producing MVLIGPFAGMGPSSWAEEPREVALARLSEVSPVSADFRARTAEAAGTIPSGVWRRLKDGGWQVRMAAFVVDADPSLRGIQPRGWPDGTTWEHTDAVHLPAKRLLVFAEKRRNREGQVVDSTRVENVLRHEVGHAFDRALGGDDYYSSGTTFISAYFRDLARMAAEDRGELQYYLQRGPAGRQEAFAESFAIILGGGSASHRESSFTRSFPRVLEQVREVLQRHEEPRLARLPIDG from the coding sequence TTGGTTCTGATCGGCCCGTTCGCAGGGATGGGCCCCAGCAGCTGGGCCGAAGAGCCGCGCGAGGTGGCGCTGGCCCGGCTGAGCGAAGTTTCTCCTGTGAGCGCGGACTTCCGGGCTCGCACGGCCGAGGCGGCCGGAACCATTCCCAGCGGCGTATGGCGTCGCCTGAAAGACGGCGGCTGGCAGGTGCGGATGGCGGCGTTTGTCGTCGATGCGGATCCTTCGCTCCGCGGCATCCAGCCCCGCGGCTGGCCTGACGGCACCACCTGGGAACATACCGACGCGGTCCATCTGCCGGCCAAGCGGCTGTTGGTGTTTGCCGAGAAACGCCGGAACCGGGAAGGCCAGGTCGTCGACAGCACCCGTGTAGAGAATGTGCTGCGGCACGAAGTGGGGCATGCCTTTGACCGCGCTCTGGGCGGCGACGATTACTACTCTTCGGGGACGACGTTCATTAGCGCCTACTTCCGCGACCTCGCCCGGATGGCGGCGGAAGACCGGGGCGAACTTCAGTACTACTTGCAACGCGGCCCGGCCGGCCGGCAAGAGGCGTTCGCCGAGTCGTTCGCGATTATCCTGGGCGGCGGATCGGCGTCGCATCGCGAATCCTCGTTCACCCGGTCCTTCCCGCGCGTGCTGGAACAGGTTCGTGAAGTGCTCCAGCGACATGAAGAGCCCCGCCTGGCGCGCCTGCCGATCGACGGCTGA
- a CDS encoding aminotransferase class V-fold PLP-dependent enzyme, with product MAMTESDTTDWLDDAPWQHWQERWRLRPGVNFLNHGSFGPSPDVVRQAQSEWTELLESQPMDFFVRTLEPAMTAAMQALAEFVGAAPENMVFSENATFAMNEVAHSFELSPGDEVLLNDHEYGAVRRIWQAACDRAGAVLNVAQLPQPLESKEQLVDAIFAAVTPRTRLLVVSHITSPTAIIFPVEEICRKARTLGVAVCVDGPHAIAQLPLSLDEMQCDYYTASCHKWLCAGFGSGFLYVHPSRQAAMRPNVVSWGRWPAVEPTDWRDDFVWQGTQDPSAYLSTTAAIEFMQSVPLTAFRQRTHALANYARARLAEFADTEPLTPDDPSWYGCMALAPLPAGDAIALQKRLWREHQIEVPIVDFHGRRFVRVSCHIYNHTAQIDHLAAALAQCDVK from the coding sequence ATGGCAATGACAGAATCTGACACCACGGACTGGCTCGACGACGCTCCCTGGCAACACTGGCAAGAGCGCTGGCGGTTGCGGCCGGGCGTTAACTTTTTGAACCACGGTTCTTTCGGCCCCTCGCCCGATGTCGTCCGGCAGGCCCAGTCCGAATGGACGGAGTTGCTGGAATCGCAGCCGATGGACTTCTTCGTCCGCACGCTCGAACCGGCCATGACGGCCGCCATGCAAGCGCTGGCGGAGTTTGTCGGGGCGGCGCCGGAGAACATGGTGTTTTCCGAGAACGCGACCTTCGCGATGAACGAAGTGGCCCATTCGTTTGAGCTGTCGCCCGGCGACGAAGTGCTGCTCAACGATCACGAGTACGGCGCCGTCCGCCGGATCTGGCAAGCCGCCTGCGACCGGGCCGGCGCGGTGCTGAACGTCGCGCAGCTGCCGCAGCCGCTGGAGTCGAAAGAGCAGCTGGTTGATGCGATCTTCGCCGCCGTTACTCCCCGCACGCGGCTGCTGGTCGTGAGCCATATCACCTCGCCGACGGCCATAATCTTTCCGGTCGAAGAGATCTGTCGCAAGGCCCGTACTCTCGGCGTGGCGGTATGCGTCGATGGCCCGCATGCGATCGCCCAGCTGCCGCTGTCGCTCGATGAAATGCAGTGCGACTATTACACCGCCAGTTGCCACAAATGGCTCTGCGCGGGCTTTGGCTCCGGCTTCCTGTATGTGCATCCGAGCCGCCAGGCGGCCATGCGGCCGAACGTGGTCAGCTGGGGCCGCTGGCCGGCCGTCGAACCGACCGACTGGCGGGACGACTTCGTCTGGCAGGGAACGCAAGACCCGAGCGCCTATCTGAGCACCACGGCGGCGATCGAATTCATGCAGTCGGTTCCGCTGACCGCCTTCCGTCAGCGAACGCATGCCCTGGCGAATTACGCCAGGGCGCGTCTGGCTGAATTCGCCGACACGGAACCACTCACGCCGGACGATCCCAGCTGGTACGGCTGCATGGCGCTCGCCCCGCTCCCTGCCGGCGACGCGATCGCGCTGCAGAAACGGCTGTGGCGGGAACATCAAATCGAAGTTCCCATCGTCGACTTCCACGGCCGCCGGTTCGTGCGAGTCTCGTGCCACATCTACAACCACACCGCCCAGATCGACCACCTCGCCGCCGCCCTGGCCCAGTGCGATGTGAAGTAA
- a CDS encoding xanthine dehydrogenase family protein molybdopterin-binding subunit: MAEYSWPSKEDSRLIGKRHTRLDGLAKSTGAARYTYDVNLPNQLIVKALGSPHAHCKVMSVDVSAAEKTPGVVHVHVLRMPKKGDDGVMVYPEIQTEGELIVAVAAESEGAAAEGVSKIKVQYEQLPVFADDDDLDAAIKAGRTKRAGGKITLEKEPGDDEDEEEFEEKEIARLFKESAHVVEGHYGIDVITHCCLEPHGSTVEWKGGKLNAYLSTQNVSKTDDGFAAALDLTADDVDVHCEYIGGGFGSKFRPDYWGIAAAEISKATGRPVKFMLTRDQELKIAGNRPSGYINVKLGADKDGVVQIWDSQQWGTSGYDGGGVSDSVIPYVYRPKNYRRVATSIAVNADPQRAWRAPNHPQACAMTQTAYDDLAAKMQVDSLDIFLKNLANIEARQTAEVYTEELKLAAQLMDWKAKWHPHGKGPRKGSVVDGLGIGLHEWGGVANSSSVLLRVHADGGVSSYCGTQDLGTGTRTVCAIVLAETFGLDIDDVKVNIGHSTYPESGASGGSTTVGAVSESHRRAATDALARLFEKVAPALGAQPGDLEAKKGRIQVKGSPSKSLSWKEACSKLGMSTIEITTNYERGNKTNLSSEGVGGVQMAHVSVDLETGAVRVNKVVAVQDMGLIINRKAAESQIYGAVIMSIAYALFEQRIMDPKTGAFLNAELSDYKLPRLGDIGEIVVEMYEPESQRSRGVIGLGEPPVISGGAAISNAVCNATGVRVPVLPLTPQRVLKALG; encoded by the coding sequence ATGGCTGAGTATTCATGGCCCTCGAAAGAGGACTCTCGTTTGATCGGCAAGCGGCATACGCGGCTTGACGGTCTGGCCAAAAGCACCGGCGCGGCCAGGTACACCTACGACGTGAACCTGCCCAACCAGCTGATCGTCAAGGCGCTCGGTTCGCCCCACGCCCACTGCAAAGTGATGTCGGTCGATGTGTCCGCCGCCGAGAAAACGCCCGGAGTGGTGCACGTGCATGTGCTCCGCATGCCGAAAAAAGGCGATGACGGCGTGATGGTCTATCCGGAAATCCAGACCGAAGGCGAGCTCATCGTCGCCGTCGCCGCCGAAAGCGAAGGAGCCGCCGCCGAAGGCGTCTCCAAGATCAAGGTCCAGTACGAACAGCTGCCAGTCTTTGCCGACGACGACGACCTCGACGCCGCCATCAAAGCCGGCCGCACCAAACGGGCCGGCGGCAAGATCACCCTGGAAAAAGAACCGGGCGACGACGAAGACGAAGAAGAATTTGAAGAAAAAGAGATCGCCCGGCTGTTCAAAGAATCGGCCCATGTGGTCGAAGGCCACTACGGCATCGACGTGATCACGCACTGCTGCCTGGAGCCGCACGGTTCGACGGTGGAATGGAAAGGCGGCAAGCTCAACGCTTACCTGTCGACGCAGAATGTTTCCAAAACCGACGACGGCTTTGCGGCCGCGCTCGACCTGACCGCCGACGATGTCGACGTGCATTGCGAGTACATCGGCGGCGGTTTCGGCAGCAAGTTCCGTCCCGATTACTGGGGCATCGCCGCGGCCGAAATCTCCAAAGCGACCGGCCGTCCCGTCAAGTTCATGCTGACGCGGGACCAGGAACTGAAGATCGCCGGCAATCGTCCTTCCGGCTACATCAACGTCAAACTGGGAGCCGACAAAGACGGCGTGGTGCAGATCTGGGATTCCCAGCAATGGGGCACCTCAGGTTACGACGGCGGCGGCGTCAGCGATAGCGTGATCCCGTACGTTTATCGCCCCAAAAACTACCGCCGCGTGGCGACTTCGATCGCCGTCAACGCCGACCCGCAACGCGCCTGGCGGGCGCCCAACCATCCGCAGGCGTGTGCGATGACGCAGACGGCTTACGATGACCTGGCCGCCAAAATGCAGGTCGACAGCCTGGATATCTTTTTGAAGAACCTGGCGAATATCGAAGCCCGGCAAACGGCCGAAGTTTATACCGAAGAACTGAAGCTGGCCGCCCAGTTGATGGACTGGAAAGCCAAGTGGCATCCGCACGGCAAAGGCCCCCGCAAAGGCTCCGTCGTGGACGGCCTGGGCATCGGCCTGCACGAATGGGGCGGCGTGGCCAACTCGTCCTCCGTCCTGCTTCGCGTGCATGCCGACGGCGGCGTGTCCTCCTACTGCGGCACCCAGGATCTGGGCACCGGCACCCGCACCGTGTGTGCGATCGTGCTGGCCGAGACGTTCGGCCTGGATATCGACGATGTAAAAGTCAACATCGGCCATTCGACCTATCCGGAAAGCGGCGCCTCCGGCGGCAGCACCACGGTCGGAGCGGTTTCTGAATCGCATCGCCGCGCGGCGACCGATGCGCTGGCCCGACTGTTCGAAAAAGTGGCCCCGGCCCTGGGAGCCCAGCCGGGCGACCTGGAAGCCAAAAAGGGCCGCATCCAGGTCAAAGGCTCTCCCAGCAAGAGCCTGTCCTGGAAAGAAGCCTGCAGCAAGCTGGGCATGTCGACGATCGAAATCACCACCAACTACGAACGCGGCAACAAGACGAACCTTTCCAGCGAAGGCGTCGGCGGCGTGCAGATGGCCCATGTCTCCGTCGACCTGGAAACAGGCGCCGTGCGGGTCAACAAGGTGGTCGCCGTGCAGGATATGGGTCTGATCATTAACCGCAAAGCAGCGGAAAGCCAGATCTACGGCGCAGTCATCATGTCGATCGCCTACGCCCTGTTCGAACAGCGCATTATGGACCCCAAGACGGGCGCCTTTTTGAACGCCGAACTCTCGGATTACAAACTGCCGCGACTGGGCGACATTGGCGAAATTGTGGTCGAAATGTACGAGCCCGAGAGCCAGCGCTCCCGCGGCGTGATCGGCCTGGGCGAACCGCCCGTTATCTCCGGCGGCGCGGCGATCAGCAACGCCGTATGCAACGCCACGGGCGTGCGTGTTCCGGTCCTGCCGCTAACCCCGCAACGCGTGTTGAAAGCGCTCGGTTAA
- a CDS encoding chemotaxis protein CheW: MSESSPIDETDLAEFPDPTSVWSRLESSLERLRLQQGKATDPAVIREKLLARAKALRVRMREPGVAEEHVAIIAFEKGGQRYGVLLSEVTEVQTLLHYCPTPMSPGFIPGVVHWRGGIIALLDAGLFLGQARSGLADVHVYLLVEAAGRRMGLVANEIEDILSIPRSQILPAPRLPGEIISEAILGVYDQNLLILKMDKILGDKRLTQWRNESLH, from the coding sequence ATGAGTGAATCGTCTCCCATCGACGAAACCGACCTGGCCGAATTCCCCGATCCGACCTCCGTCTGGTCGCGACTGGAGAGCAGCCTGGAGCGACTCCGCCTGCAGCAAGGCAAGGCGACCGATCCGGCCGTCATTCGCGAGAAACTCCTGGCCCGGGCCAAAGCCCTGCGGGTGCGGATGCGCGAACCGGGCGTGGCCGAGGAGCACGTCGCCATCATCGCCTTTGAAAAAGGCGGCCAACGCTACGGCGTACTTTTGAGCGAAGTCACGGAGGTGCAAACCCTGCTGCATTATTGCCCCACCCCGATGTCGCCCGGCTTTATCCCGGGCGTGGTCCACTGGCGGGGCGGCATCATCGCCCTGCTGGATGCGGGGCTGTTCCTGGGGCAGGCCAGGTCAGGATTGGCCGACGTCCACGTTTATCTGCTGGTCGAAGCGGCCGGCCGACGCATGGGACTGGTGGCGAACGAAATCGAGGACATCCTGAGCATTCCGCGGTCACAGATCCTGCCCGCCCCCAGGCTTCCCGGCGAGATCATCTCCGAAGCAATTCTGGGCGTTTATGACCAGAATCTGCTCATTCTGAAGATGGATAAGATCCTGGGCGACAAGCGACTCACCCAGTGGCGGAACGAATCCTTGCATTAA
- a CDS encoding FAD binding domain-containing protein — protein sequence MKNFEYAHPRTEAEALALLSPRSGRAEVLAGGTDLVGLMKRMVVSPDRVVNVSDIDSMRQIQRGPNGELAIGASTNLEDLLDSSLVDPFPSIKQVLQNISSIQQRSQSTVGGELCRRPQCWYFRNGHGLLAGDQVAQGDNRYHAIFDNQGPARFVNASRLAPALISLGAQIRVIGPDRDAEAILPLADLYRTPRTGNQRESSLESGQLITHLLLPAAGMRLSAAYEVRHGQGPDAPLAAAAVSLETSLGVVRSARIVLGQVAPTPWISAEAEQCLLGRPLTAETAAEAGQAAVCRATPLKDNHYKIQLASVSVKRAIMLAAGIEFGGL from the coding sequence ATGAAAAATTTTGAATACGCTCATCCTCGCACCGAAGCAGAAGCGCTCGCGCTTCTGTCGCCCCGGTCGGGGCGAGCCGAGGTGCTGGCGGGCGGAACCGACCTGGTCGGTCTGATGAAACGGATGGTCGTTTCCCCCGACCGTGTGGTGAATGTCAGCGATATCGATTCGATGCGGCAAATCCAGCGCGGCCCCAACGGCGAACTCGCCATTGGAGCCTCGACCAATCTGGAAGACCTGCTCGACAGTTCGCTGGTCGATCCGTTCCCCTCCATCAAACAGGTGCTGCAGAATATCAGCAGCATCCAGCAACGCTCCCAGAGCACGGTCGGCGGCGAACTCTGCCGGCGTCCGCAGTGCTGGTACTTCCGTAACGGTCACGGCCTGCTGGCTGGCGACCAGGTCGCCCAGGGCGACAACCGGTACCATGCCATTTTTGATAACCAGGGACCGGCCCGGTTTGTCAACGCTTCGCGCCTGGCGCCGGCGTTGATCTCACTCGGCGCCCAGATCCGCGTGATCGGCCCCGACCGGGACGCGGAAGCGATCCTGCCGCTGGCCGATCTGTACCGCACGCCTCGCACCGGCAACCAGCGGGAATCCTCGCTTGAGTCGGGCCAGCTGATTACCCATCTGCTGCTGCCGGCCGCCGGCATGCGTTTAAGTGCGGCTTACGAAGTACGGCACGGCCAGGGGCCTGATGCGCCCCTGGCGGCGGCCGCCGTTTCCCTGGAAACGTCGCTCGGCGTGGTTCGCTCCGCGCGGATCGTACTGGGGCAGGTCGCCCCCACCCCGTGGATTTCAGCCGAGGCCGAGCAATGCCTGCTCGGTCGTCCGCTCACGGCCGAAACGGCCGCCGAAGCGGGCCAGGCCGCCGTCTGTCGAGCCACGCCTCTCAAGGATAACCATTACAAGATTCAACTCGCCAGCGTTTCGGTCAAACGAGCGATCATGCTCGCCGCCGGAATCGAATTCGGAGGTCTCTAA
- a CDS encoding glycosyltransferase, producing MDASELQKQNPPAVDSGSETTNPAADARSLVRVLHLINGEHYSGAERVQDLLAMRLGEFGYDVGFACVKPDKFPKLRQSQQAPLHSLSMRNKFDFRAAWSLASLIRREGYQILHCHTPRSLMIGRLAAPLANVPLVYHVHSPTSRDSTRPIANWFNTATERLTLSGAARLITVSESLKRHMIAEGQNPAIIFAAPNGVPAQTALPPREPPTDTWTLGAVALFRPRKGMEVLIDALALLRDRGRRVRLRAVGPFETRPYERELRERVAERNVADLVAWTGFTKDVNAELTQMDLFVLPSLFGEGLPMVVLEAMAAGTPVVATEVEGVPEAIRDGIDGVLCEANDAEDLADAIERVISGELSWSELRKNGFERQSQKFSDVSMAARVAEIYDDLLTDAPPAEH from the coding sequence ATGGATGCTTCGGAACTCCAAAAGCAGAACCCGCCCGCAGTCGACTCCGGCAGCGAAACGACCAACCCCGCGGCCGACGCCCGGTCCCTGGTCCGCGTTTTGCATTTGATCAATGGCGAGCATTATTCGGGCGCCGAACGGGTGCAGGATCTGCTGGCGATGCGACTGGGCGAGTTTGGTTACGATGTGGGCTTTGCCTGTGTGAAGCCGGACAAGTTCCCAAAACTGCGACAATCGCAACAGGCCCCGCTGCACTCGCTGTCGATGCGTAACAAATTTGACTTCCGCGCCGCCTGGTCGCTGGCCAGCCTGATTCGCCGCGAGGGCTATCAGATCCTGCATTGCCACACGCCGCGGTCGCTGATGATCGGCCGGCTGGCGGCTCCGCTGGCGAATGTGCCGCTGGTGTACCATGTGCACAGCCCGACCTCGCGGGATTCGACCCGCCCAATCGCCAACTGGTTCAACACGGCCACCGAGCGGCTCACGCTGTCCGGAGCTGCCCGGCTGATTACCGTTTCGGAAAGTCTCAAGCGGCACATGATTGCGGAGGGGCAAAACCCGGCAATCATTTTCGCCGCCCCCAACGGCGTGCCGGCCCAGACCGCGTTGCCGCCGCGGGAACCGCCGACCGATACCTGGACACTGGGCGCCGTCGCCCTGTTCCGTCCGCGTAAAGGAATGGAAGTGCTGATCGATGCCCTGGCCCTGCTCCGCGACCGGGGACGCCGGGTGCGACTCCGGGCGGTCGGTCCGTTTGAAACGCGTCCCTACGAAAGGGAACTGCGGGAACGGGTCGCCGAGCGGAACGTAGCAGACCTGGTCGCCTGGACCGGCTTCACCAAGGACGTCAACGCCGAGCTGACGCAGATGGACCTGTTTGTGCTGCCCAGCCTGTTTGGCGAAGGTCTGCCGATGGTCGTGCTGGAAGCAATGGCCGCCGGTACGCCGGTGGTGGCGACCGAAGTCGAAGGCGTGCCGGAAGCAATCCGCGACGGAATCGACGGCGTGCTGTGCGAAGCGAACGACGCCGAGGACCTGGCCGACGCCATTGAACGCGTGATCAGCGGCGAACTGTCCTGGAGCGAACTGCGCAAGAACGGGTTCGAACGCCAGAGCCAGAAGTTTAGCGACGTCAGCATGGCCGCCCGTGTCGCCGAGATTTACGACGACCTGCTCACGGACGCGCCACCAGCCGAGCATTAG
- a CDS encoding response regulator: MKVFTTGQVAKICKVAPRTVSKWFDSGRLKGYRIPGSQDRRIPREYLIRFLKEHGMPLGDLEDEAMAKVLIVAQDQVLIENLKRELPPEKSFKVAVASSGFEAGIQAESFHPDCIIADFSIGKVEALQICQNLRKNPDFAEVILIALLPDDGSPMSFDRSSINETFKKPFDASLLAERLRTLIGAKKELV; encoded by the coding sequence ATGAAGGTCTTCACAACTGGTCAGGTCGCCAAGATCTGTAAAGTTGCCCCGCGCACGGTCAGCAAGTGGTTCGACTCGGGTCGCCTTAAAGGCTATCGGATTCCAGGATCGCAAGACCGACGCATCCCACGTGAATATTTGATCCGGTTCCTCAAGGAACACGGTATGCCCCTTGGCGACCTCGAAGACGAGGCCATGGCCAAGGTGCTGATCGTAGCCCAGGATCAGGTGCTCATTGAAAATCTCAAGCGCGAATTGCCGCCTGAAAAATCGTTCAAAGTCGCAGTGGCTTCGAGCGGATTTGAAGCGGGTATTCAAGCCGAGAGTTTTCACCCGGATTGTATTATCGCCGACTTTTCCATCGGAAAAGTCGAAGCTTTGCAGATCTGTCAGAATCTGCGAAAGAATCCCGATTTTGCAGAAGTGATCCTGATCGCCTTGTTGCCCGATGACGGCAGCCCGATGAGCTTTGATCGCTCGAGCATCAACGAAACCTTTAAAAAGCCCTTCGACGCCAGCCTGCTGGCGGAACGGCTTCGCACTTTGATTGGCGCCAAGAAGGAACTCGTTTAG